A genomic region of Macaca thibetana thibetana isolate TM-01 chromosome 14, ASM2454274v1, whole genome shotgun sequence contains the following coding sequences:
- the EIF3M gene encoding eukaryotic translation initiation factor 3 subunit M isoform X2, whose product MSVPAFIDISEEDQAAELRAYLKSKGAEISEENSEGGLHVDLAQIIEACDVCLKEDDKDVESVMNSVVSLLLILEPDKQEALIESLCEKLVKFREGERPSLRLQLLSNLFHGMDKNTPVRYTVYCSLIKVAASCGAIQYIPTELDQVRKWISDWNLTTEKKHTLLRLLYEALVDCKKSDAASKVMVELLGSYTEDNASQARVDAHRCIVRALKDPNAFLFDHLLTLKPVKFLEGELIHDLLTIFVSAKLASYVKFYQNNKDFIDSLGLLHEQNMAKMRLLTFMGMAVENKEISFDTMQQELQIGADDVEAFVIDAVRTKMVYCKIDQTQRKVVVSHSTHRTFGKQQWQQLYDTLNAWKQNLNKVKNSLLSLSDT is encoded by the exons ATGAGCGTCCCGGCCTTCATCGACATCAGTGAGGAAGATCAG GCTGCTGAGCTTCGTGCTTATCTGAAATCTAAAGGAGCTGAGATTTCAGAAGAGAACTCAGAAGGTGGACTTCATGTTGATTTAGCTCAAATTATTGAAGCCTGTGATGTGTGTCTGAAGGAGGATGATAaag ATGTTGAAAGTGTGATGAACAGTGTGGTATCCCTACTCTTGATCCTGGAACCAGACAAGCAAGAAGCTTTGATTGAAAGCCTATGTGAAAAGCTGGTCAAATTTCGCGAAGGTGAACGCCCATCTCTGAGACTGCAGTT GTTAAGCAACCTTTTCCATGGGATGGACAAGAATACTCCTGTAAGATATACAGTGTATTGCAGCCTTATTAAAGTGGCAGCATCTTGTGGGGCCATCCAGTACATTCCCACTGAGCTGGATCAA GTTAGAAAATGGATTTCTGACTGGAATCTCACAACTGAAAAAAAGCACACCCTTTTAAGACTACTTTATGAGGCTCTTGTGGATTGTAAGAAGAG TGATGCTGCTTCAAAAGTCATGGTGGAATTGCTTGGAAGTTACACAGAGGATAATGCTTCCCAGGCTCGCGTTGATGCCCACAG GTGTATTGTACGAGCATTGAAAGAcccaaatgcatttctttttgaCCACCTTCTTACTTTAAAACCAGTCAAGTTTTTGGAAGGCGAGCTTATTCATGAT CTTTTAACCATTTTTGTGAGTGCTAAATTGGCATCATATGTCAAGTTTTATCAGAATAATAAAGACTTCATTGATTCACTTG GCCTATTACATgaacagaatatggcaaaaatgAGACTACTTACTTTTATGGGAATGGcagtggaaaataaagaaatttcttttGATACAATGCAGCAAGAACTTCAGATTGGAGCTGATGATGTTGAAGCATTTGTTATTGACG CGGTAAGAACTAAAATGGTCTACTGCAAAATTGATCAGACCCAGAGAAAAGTAGTTGTCAG tcaTAGCACACATCGGACATTTGGAAAACAGCAGTGGCAACAACTGTATGACACACTTAATGCCTGGAAACAAAATCTGAACAAAGTGAAAAACAGCCTTTTGAGTCTTTCTGATACCTGA